One part of the Arabidopsis thaliana chromosome 1 sequence genome encodes these proteins:
- a CDS encoding late embryogenesis abundant protein-related / LEA protein-like protein (late embryogenesis abundant protein-related / LEA protein-related; Has 75 Blast hits to 75 proteins in 15 species: Archae - 0; Bacteria - 0; Metazoa - 0; Fungi - 0; Plants - 75; Viruses - 0; Other Eukaryotes - 0 (source: NCBI BLink).) has translation MSSSQQLSHSAGEVTGQVQLKKEEYLNNVSHAMNQNADHHTHSQSQLHSEHDQNNPSLISQASSVIQQTGGQVKNMAQGAADAVKNTLGMSPATNSPSSPAGTTRSNKPGSKII, from the exons ATGTCGTCGAGCCAGCAGTTGAGCCACAGCGCCGGAGAAGTCACCGGTCAAGTTCAG CTGAAGAAGGAAGAGTACTTGAACAATGTATCACACGCAATGAACCAGAATGCTGATCATCACACCCACTCACAGTCACAGTTACACTCAGAGCATGATCAGAACAATCCTTCCCTAATTTCTCAAGCCTCTAGTGTCATCCAACAG ACGGGTGGACAAGTGAAGAACATGGCACAAGGAGCAGCCGATGCTGTGAAGAACACTCTCGGGATGAGTCCGGCTACCAACAGCCCTAGCAGCCCGGCTGGCACGACCCGCTCGAACAAGCCCGGTTCCAAGATTATCTAA
- a CDS encoding P-loop containing nucleoside triphosphate hydrolases superfamily protein (P-loop containing nucleoside triphosphate hydrolases superfamily protein; FUNCTIONS IN: ATP binding; INVOLVED IN: defense response, apoptosis; EXPRESSED IN: root; CONTAINS InterPro DOMAIN/s: NB-ARC (InterPro:IPR002182), Disease resistance protein (InterPro:IPR000767); BEST Arabidopsis thaliana protein match is: P-loop containing nucleoside triphosphate hydrolases superfamily protein (TAIR:AT3G15700.1); Has 8463 Blast hits to 8404 proteins in 284 species: Archae - 3; Bacteria - 77; Metazoa - 3; Fungi - 0; Plants - 8374; Viruses - 0; Other Eukaryotes - 6 (source: NCBI BLink).) produces MGKDFKSLVTRCIYVGKMNDNAKKLKIATEELKDLGNNVMKRVKLCEEQQQMKRLDKVQTWLRQADTVIKEAEEYFLMSSSSSSSGLISSSHKMEKKICKKLKEVQEIKSRGMFEVVAESTGGIGGGAGGGLTIKDSDEQTIGLEAVSGLVWRCLTMENTGIIGLYGVEGVGKTTVLTQVNNRLLQQKANGFDFVLWVFVSKNLNLQKIQDTIREKIGFLDRTWTSKSEEEKAAKIFEILSKRRFALFLDDVWEKVDLVKAGVPPPDAQNRSKIVFTTCSEEVCKEMSAQTKIKVEKLAWERAWDLFKKNVGEDTIKSHPDIAKVAQEVAARCDGLPLALVTIGRAMASKKTPQEWRDALYILSNSPPNFSVLKLLDRN; encoded by the exons ATGGGAAAAGATTTCAAGAGTTTGGTTACTAGATGCATCTATGTTGGGAAGATGAATGATAATGCAAAGAAGCTGAAAATCGCGACGGAGGAGCTCAAAGATCTTGGAAACAACGTGATGAAAAGAGTCAAGCTTTGTGAGGAGCAGCAACAGATGAAGCGGCTTGACAAAGTCCAAACATGGCTAAGACAAGCCGACACTGTTATTAAAGAAGCTGAGGAGTATTTCTTGatgtcttcttcgtcttcttcttctggtttgATATCGTCGAGCCacaagatggagaagaagatttgcaAGAAGCTGAAAGAGGTTCAGGAGATTAAGAGCAGAGGAATGTTTGAAGTTGTTGCTGAGAGCACTGGAGGCATTGGAGGAGGGGCGGGCGGCGGATTGACGATTAAGGATAGCGATGAGCAGACGATTGGGTTAGAGGCGGTTTCGGGTTTGGTTTGGAGGTGTTTGACGATGGAGAACACTGGTATTATTGGATTATATGGTGTGGAAGGTGTTGGAAAGACGACTGTTTTGACTCAGGTTAATAACAGGTTGCTTCAACAGAAAGCAAatgggtttgattttgttttgtgggtGTTTGTGTCCAAGAACCTGAATCTTCAGAAGATTCAAGATACGATTAGGGAGAAGATTGGGTTCTTGGATAGGACTTGGACGAGTAAGTCCGAGGAAGAGAAAGCTGCGAAGATCTTTGAGATCTTGAGTAAGAGACGGTTCgctttgtttcttgatgatgttTGGGAGAAAGTTGATCTTG TGAAAGCTGGAGTTCCGCCACCGGATGCGCAGAACCGGTCGAAGATAGTGTTCACGACATGTTCCGAAGAAGTTTGTAAGGAGATGAGTGCACAGACAAAGATCAAAGTAGAGAAATTGGCATGGGAACGAGCTTGGGACTTGTTTAAGAAGAATGTTGGAGAAGATACTATAAAGAGCCACCCAGACATAGCCAAAGTGGCTCAAGAGGTTGCAGCCAGGTGCGACGGTCTTCCTCTAGCTTTGGTCACCATTGGCCGAGCCATGGCCTCCAAGAAAACCCCTCAAGAATGGCGTGACGCCTTGTACATCTTGAGTAACTCTCCTCCTAATTTCTCAG TTCTAAAGTTACTGGACAGGAACTAG
- a CDS encoding alpha/beta-Hydrolases superfamily protein (alpha/beta-Hydrolases superfamily protein; FUNCTIONS IN: hydrolase activity, hydrolase activity, acting on ester bonds; INVOLVED IN: metabolic process; LOCATED IN: cellular_component unknown; CONTAINS InterPro DOMAIN/s: Phospholipase/carboxylesterase (InterPro:IPR003140); BEST Arabidopsis thaliana protein match is: alpha/beta-Hydrolases superfamily protein (TAIR:AT1G52700.1); Has 1130 Blast hits to 1124 proteins in 378 species: Archae - 0; Bacteria - 417; Metazoa - 323; Fungi - 98; Plants - 169; Viruses - 0; Other Eukaryotes - 123 (source: NCBI BLink).), giving the protein MASGSINVSGLEFGQINTVYPTGIHKATIVWLHDVGNTGFNSLEPLQNLRLPNIKWICPTAPRRRVTSLGGEITNAWCDIAKVSENMQDDFGTLNYVNEYITSLFSNEPQNVIKGVAGLGLGAAQALYYTSCYAFGWVPINPQIVIGINGWLPGWRRLEYNMNNTNFGTANRAAASKILILHGTSDDVVPSSFGYRCADSLRMAGFPTLFKQCGGDHVINEIRVWLTNLGL; this is encoded by the exons ATGGCttctg GTAGCATAAACGTAAGTGGCTTGGAATTTGGACAGATTAATACTGTTTACCCCACAGGAATTCATAAAGCTACTATAGTCTGGCTACATGACGTAGGAAACACAGGCTTCAA CTCACTTGAGCCTCTGCAAAATTTGCGTCTTCCCAAT ATAAAATGGATTTGTCCGACTGCTCCTAGACGTCGTGTTACTTCCTTGGGTGGAGAGATAACCAATGCAT GGTGCGACATCGCAAAAGTTTCTGAGAACATGCAAGATGATTTTGGAACTTTAAATTATGTAAATGAATATATTACTAGCCTTTTCTCTAATGAACCACAAAATG TCATAAAAGGAGTGGCAGGTCTCGGCTTGGGTGCAGCACAAGCTCTTTATTATACGAGTTGTTATGCCTTTGGATGGGTTCCCATAAACCCACAAATTGTTATAGGGATCAATGGTTGGCTTCCTGGCTGGAG GAGATTAGAATACAATATGAATAATACTAATTTTGGGACCGCAAATCGTGCTGCAGCATCAAAAATCTTAATTCTGCATGGAACGT CTGATGATGTAGTTCCCTCTTCATTCGGATACAGATGTGCTGACTCCCTTCGCATGGCTGGATTTCCAACCTTGTTCAAACAATGTGGAGG GGATCATGTAATTAATGAGATCCGTGTCTGGCTCACAAACCTTGGGCTTTGA
- a CDS encoding Single hybrid motif superfamily protein (Single hybrid motif superfamily protein; FUNCTIONS IN: binding; LOCATED IN: chloroplast; EXPRESSED IN: 22 plant structures; EXPRESSED DURING: 14 growth stages; CONTAINS InterPro DOMAIN/s: Single hybrid motif (InterPro:IPR011053), Biotin/lipoyl attachment (InterPro:IPR000089); BEST Arabidopsis thaliana protein match is: Single hybrid motif superfamily protein (TAIR:AT3G15690.2); Has 3136 Blast hits to 3136 proteins in 1282 species: Archae - 2; Bacteria - 2438; Metazoa - 2; Fungi - 0; Plants - 126; Viruses - 0; Other Eukaryotes - 568 (source: NCBI BLink).), with the protein MNSCSLGAPKVRIFATNFSRLRCGNLLIPNNQRLFVDQSPMKYLSLRTTLRSVKAIQLSTVPPAETEAIADVKDSDETKSTVVNTHLMPKSSEVEALISEITDSSSIAEFELKLGGFRLYVARKLTDESSPPPQQIQPVVAASATPEGVHTNGSATSSSLAITKTSSSSADRPQTLANKAADQGLVILQSPTVGYFRRSKTIKGKRTPTICKEKDIVKEGQVLCYIEQLGGQIPVESDVSGEIVKILREDGEPVGYNDALITVLPSFPGIKKLQ; encoded by the exons ATGAATTCCT GTAGCTTAGGAGCTCCTAAAGTTAGAATTTTTGCAACAAATTTCAGTAGATTAAGATGTGGAAACTTGCTGATACCGAACAATCAAAGACTATTTGTTGACCAAAGCCCTATGAAGTATCTGAGTCTGAGAACGACTCTGCGATCTGTGAAAGCTATCCAATTGTCTACTGTCCCACCTGCAGAAACAGAAG CTATTGCAGACGTAAAAGATTCTGACGAGACCAAATCAACTGTTGTGAATACTCACCTCATGCCCAAGTCCTCCGAG GTGGAAGCACTCATCAGCGAAATCACCGATTCCTCATCCATTGCAGAGTTTGAACTCAAA CTGGGAGGTTTCCGCCTGTATGTAGCAAGGAAATTAACTGACGAAAGTAGTCCACCACCTCAGCAAATTCAGCCTGTGGTTGCTGCAAGCGCAACTCCTGAGGGGGTTCACACTAATGGCTCAGCTACTTCTTCGTCATTGGCTATCACaaaaacatcatcttcttcggcAGACAGACCACAAACACTCGCTAACAAAGCTGCTGATCAGGGTTTAGTGATTCTCCAATCTCCAACG GTCGGTTATTTCAGGAGATCCAAGACCATAAAAGGGAAACGCACTCCTACAATCTGTAAAGAG AAAGACATAGTGAAAGAAGGTCAAGTTCTATGCTACATTGAACAGCTCGGTGGCCAAATCCCAGTTGAG TCTGATGTTTCCGGAGAGATTGTCAAAATACTCCGCGAAGATGGCG AGCCTGTAGGATACAACGATGCTCTCATCACAGTACTTCCCTCATTTCCTGGCATCAAGAAGCTTCAGTAA
- the LEA7 gene encoding Late embryogenesis abundant protein (LEA) family protein (Late embryogenesis abundant protein (LEA) family protein; BEST Arabidopsis thaliana protein match is: Late embryogenesis abundant protein (LEA) family protein (TAIR:AT3G15670.1); Has 2929 Blast hits to 1441 proteins in 420 species: Archae - 10; Bacteria - 766; Metazoa - 298; Fungi - 136; Plants - 1347; Viruses - 16; Other Eukaryotes - 356 (source: NCBI BLink).), translating to MASHQEQSYKAGETRGKAQEKTGEAMGTMGDKTQAAKDKTQETAQSAQQKAHETAQSAKDKTSQAAQTTQERAQESKDKTGSYMSETGEAIKNKAHDAAEYTKETAEAGKEKTSGILGQTGEQVKQMAMGATDAVKHTLGLRTDEGNKEHVSSAPSTTTTTTTRETQRK from the exons ATGGCGTCTCATCAAGAACAGAGTTACAAAGCTGGTGAAACCAGAGGCAAGGCTCAG GAGAAAACTGGGGAAGCTATGGGAACGATGGGGGACAAAACACAAGCAGCTAAGGACAAAACTCAAGAGACAGCCCAGTCAGCCCAACAAAAGGCTCATGAAACAGCTCAGTCAGCTAAAGACAAGACGTCTCAAGCTGCACAAACGACTCAAGAGAGAGCTCAAGAGTCCAAAGACAAGACAGGAAGCTACATGTCGGAAACTGGAGaagcaatcaagaacaaggCACACGATGCAGCTGAATATACCAAAGAGACTGCAGAAGCAGGTAAGGAGAAGACCAGTGGGATCTTGGGCCAGACCGGTGAGCAGGTGAAACAGATGGCTATGGGAGCTACTGATGCGGTGAAGCACACTTTAGGGCTTCGCACTGATGaaggaaacaaagaacatGTTTCTTCAGCTCCAAGTACTACTACTACGACCACTACTCGTGAGACACAGAGGAAGTGA